In Sphingobacterium thalpophilum, a genomic segment contains:
- a CDS encoding tetratricopeptide repeat protein, with product MRIHCAQGMYCFDTKLNVRSALYDYICSPFHYPRPEAAEGELLLLFKGDKLFNLDLNRNVVEIPETAYGYLYSERYQLRGRDQSYFVQFYQAWIRRKGDGYEQYFDNETLLENGKKLEAEGKISDAIRLFSIGADRGSADCQYLLGNIFTDDDYEGMDIEKGKSFYEKAMAQDHAQAWNNWGFLYATGHGVAFDVSKALKAYQKSAALGEAQAMSNLGNWYYEGEYVEQDYALALDYFKQAEKAGIYNDAQIAEIYYQGQDYANLLRYLKKDTTNQFSAIYYGILYEEGFGVKQNLQKAIRYYEKANENSVYAYAVNRLLQLYEAHGAASDADKYGFWFNFAKENAVEIDQ from the coding sequence ATGCGCATACACTGTGCACAGGGTATGTACTGCTTCGATACGAAGCTTAACGTCCGTAGTGCGCTGTATGATTATATTTGTTCGCCTTTTCATTACCCAAGACCAGAAGCGGCCGAAGGTGAACTGTTGCTTTTATTCAAAGGGGATAAGTTGTTTAATTTGGATTTAAATCGAAATGTTGTCGAGATTCCCGAAACAGCATATGGCTATTTGTATTCCGAGCGATACCAGCTCCGGGGGCGCGATCAAAGCTATTTTGTACAGTTCTATCAGGCGTGGATCAGGCGTAAGGGCGACGGCTACGAACAGTATTTTGACAATGAAACGCTGTTGGAAAATGGTAAGAAGCTGGAAGCGGAGGGAAAGATTTCAGATGCCATTCGACTGTTCAGCATCGGAGCAGATCGGGGTAGTGCGGACTGTCAATATCTGCTTGGAAACATCTTTACGGATGATGACTATGAGGGGATGGACATCGAAAAAGGAAAGTCTTTTTATGAAAAGGCCATGGCTCAGGATCATGCGCAGGCATGGAACAATTGGGGATTTTTATATGCCACAGGCCATGGTGTAGCTTTTGATGTATCTAAAGCCTTAAAGGCCTATCAAAAGTCTGCTGCGCTGGGGGAAGCGCAGGCCATGAGCAACCTGGGTAACTGGTATTACGAGGGTGAATATGTGGAACAAGATTATGCCTTGGCCCTAGATTATTTTAAACAAGCAGAGAAAGCGGGGATTTATAATGATGCTCAAATCGCAGAAATCTACTATCAAGGGCAAGATTATGCGAACTTATTGCGTTATTTGAAAAAGGATACAACCAATCAATTTTCTGCTATTTATTATGGGATTCTTTATGAGGAAGGCTTTGGTGTAAAGCAAAACTTACAAAAAGCGATCCGCTACTATGAAAAAGCCAATGAAAATAGCGTGTACGCCTATGCCGTTAATCGTTTGCTACAACTCTATGAAGCGCATGGAGCGGCTTCAGATGCGGATAAATACGGATTTTGGTTCAATTTTGCTAAAGAAAATGCTGTTGAAATTGATCAATAG
- a CDS encoding WG repeat-containing protein — protein MAHRIYIYNVNLRTKETYPTYLAEWNYEIPILMRPLFSANIRSKGSQLYANKEDGIARLRYFYALLADRYQLHYKKSYYEPVNNMFEFLEALPFDTLQIDGRDVFTMNAEKDVEQAKDWVEEIKMQALLFEQAVEEQSLDPLDPLVKASGYTSFLDALQTDWIDYGLGLWEEDVLKGPEPEVFEAVGKQGLKNAKGDILVEAIYDEIFEFNEQGIAVVERDGLFGYIDTSGTILIPCQYVEAFDARHINGNNYAEVEVAGKRGVLHIDTKQLSIPALYDELDWIAYGFLNARQGDSHMLLSAEGRSIISDPAAESFMFDYNKLFYSRQKGTIKRKYYLMDGQFLGTFLEGSLEPLANRYFWIKPNKLQSKIAVIQPDGNILDEGIDRIIVLDDYRSIAYLKNKKWQIYSLEQGLFRLADLTIDQVLVDHIQQYRKDIFVVGCAQGQGIYDAHRGEWLLEPAIAYQKIEHCFFGFYAHTLCTGYVLLRYEA, from the coding sequence ATGGCACATCGTATTTATATTTATAATGTAAATCTCAGGACCAAAGAAACATATCCCACTTACCTGGCTGAATGGAATTATGAAATTCCCATCCTCATGCGGCCATTATTTTCCGCCAATATCCGTTCCAAAGGTTCTCAGCTTTATGCCAACAAGGAAGATGGGATCGCAAGACTTCGCTATTTTTATGCGTTGTTGGCTGATAGGTATCAATTGCATTATAAAAAAAGCTATTATGAGCCTGTCAACAACATGTTTGAATTTTTGGAAGCGCTACCTTTTGATACCTTGCAGATCGATGGACGCGATGTTTTTACCATGAATGCGGAAAAAGATGTGGAGCAAGCCAAAGATTGGGTGGAAGAAATTAAAATGCAAGCCTTATTGTTTGAACAAGCTGTCGAAGAACAGTCCTTAGATCCGCTGGACCCGCTTGTGAAAGCGTCTGGATATACTTCCTTTTTAGATGCCCTTCAAACCGATTGGATTGATTATGGATTGGGTTTATGGGAAGAAGACGTTCTGAAAGGGCCAGAGCCTGAGGTTTTTGAAGCAGTAGGAAAGCAGGGGCTAAAAAATGCCAAGGGGGATATTTTGGTTGAGGCGATTTACGATGAAATATTCGAATTCAATGAACAGGGGATCGCCGTTGTTGAACGCGATGGCCTTTTTGGTTATATTGATACGAGTGGCACTATACTAATTCCCTGTCAATATGTGGAGGCTTTTGATGCCCGGCATATCAATGGGAACAATTACGCTGAAGTGGAAGTGGCAGGGAAACGTGGGGTATTGCATATTGATACCAAACAGCTGAGCATACCTGCATTATATGATGAACTCGACTGGATCGCCTATGGCTTTTTAAATGCAAGACAGGGGGATAGCCACATGCTCCTTTCGGCTGAAGGACGATCGATTATTTCAGATCCCGCAGCCGAGTCGTTTATGTTTGACTATAACAAGTTGTTCTATAGCCGGCAAAAAGGAACGATAAAAAGGAAGTATTACCTAATGGATGGTCAGTTTTTAGGGACCTTTTTGGAAGGTAGCCTGGAGCCGCTAGCCAATCGCTATTTTTGGATTAAACCCAATAAGCTACAGTCAAAAATTGCCGTCATTCAACCCGATGGTAATATTTTGGATGAAGGAATTGACCGGATTATAGTGTTGGACGACTATCGAAGTATTGCGTATCTCAAAAATAAAAAATGGCAGATCTATTCGCTTGAACAGGGCTTATTCCGATTGGCTGATTTAACGATTGATCAGGTTCTAGTCGATCATATACAGCAGTACCGTAAAGATATCTTTGTCGTTGGTTGTGCCCAAGGACAGGGGATTTATGATGCTCATCGAGGGGAATGGTTACTTGAACCTGCTATTGCCTATCAAAAAATCGAACATTGCTTTTTTGGATTTTATGCGCATACACTGTGCACAGGGTATGTACTGCTTCGATACGAAGCTTAA
- a CDS encoding NrtR DNA-binding winged helix domain-containing protein, giving the protein MTASEKKYTYDYPRPAVTVDCVIFGFDKNQLKVLLTKRAIEPFLGKWAFPGGFIQEDENADDCALRKLQEEAGLKDIFLEQLYTFSNLARDPRGRVISIAYYALVRPDAYTLEAGVDIDAVQWFGIDEKLDLAFDHKQILNTAIQRLRGKIRYQPIGFELLPKQFTLPDLHNLYETVLQRSIDRGNFRKKILSMGLLIDHSDKQKDRRARAAKIYSFDRVKYKELTESGFYFEV; this is encoded by the coding sequence ATGACAGCCTCCGAAAAAAAATACACATATGATTACCCAAGACCTGCTGTTACGGTTGACTGTGTAATCTTCGGCTTTGATAAAAACCAGCTTAAGGTATTATTGACCAAACGGGCAATAGAGCCTTTCTTGGGAAAATGGGCATTTCCTGGCGGTTTTATTCAGGAAGATGAGAACGCCGACGACTGTGCGCTTCGTAAACTGCAGGAGGAGGCCGGTCTCAAAGATATTTTCCTCGAACAGCTTTATACATTTTCAAACTTAGCTCGTGATCCGCGCGGAAGAGTCATTAGTATTGCCTATTATGCACTTGTCAGGCCCGATGCTTATACGTTGGAAGCAGGGGTTGATATCGATGCGGTGCAATGGTTTGGTATTGACGAAAAGTTGGATCTCGCTTTTGACCATAAACAGATCTTGAACACCGCCATACAACGGCTCAGGGGTAAAATTCGTTATCAACCAATCGGTTTTGAGCTCTTGCCCAAACAGTTTACGTTGCCCGATTTACACAATTTGTATGAAACCGTTCTGCAGCGGTCAATTGACCGTGGGAATTTTCGAAAAAAAATTCTCAGCATGGGTTTATTGATCGACCACAGCGATAAGCAAAAAGACCGGCGTGCCAGGGCTGCAAAGATCTATAGTTTTGACAGGGTAAAATATAAAGAACTTACTGAATCGGGCTTTTATTTTGAAGTATAG
- the nadE gene encoding NAD(+) synthase → MENSVNKPFFIQDENVAQYAQLMASWIAQQVKSADRKGLVLGMSGGIDCSVVACLCRLAQVDVHLVLMPYGSDMNKSKSHQHAMELIQKFDFPFHVFDIQPAVDALAIHQEKFVAEATATNRALSLANIRPRVRMTYLYQLAQLGSRFVIGTGNMAEATVGYFTKWGDGAYDLNPLAMVTKQEVYTLAKYLGVPESIQYKSPSAGLWEGQTDEEELGMTYAQIDGFILKGTSGHPVIDEIIRKRIQQSAHKFAAVPTFKG, encoded by the coding sequence ATGGAAAATAGCGTAAACAAACCGTTTTTCATCCAGGATGAAAACGTTGCACAGTATGCACAATTGATGGCATCCTGGATTGCCCAACAGGTGAAATCGGCCGACCGCAAAGGACTTGTATTGGGTATGAGTGGTGGAATAGACTGCAGTGTTGTCGCTTGCCTATGCCGGCTGGCACAGGTGGATGTCCACTTGGTGTTGATGCCGTATGGCAGTGATATGAACAAAAGTAAAAGCCATCAACATGCCATGGAGCTTATTCAGAAATTTGATTTTCCATTTCATGTATTTGACATTCAACCCGCGGTGGATGCGTTGGCCATTCATCAAGAAAAGTTTGTCGCAGAAGCTACCGCCACTAACCGCGCTTTGAGCCTTGCTAATATTCGTCCACGTGTTCGTATGACGTATTTGTATCAATTAGCACAATTGGGTAGTAGATTTGTTATTGGTACGGGGAATATGGCCGAAGCTACTGTAGGTTATTTTACGAAGTGGGGCGATGGTGCCTATGATCTGAACCCGCTGGCAATGGTTACCAAACAGGAAGTATATACCTTAGCCAAATATTTGGGGGTGCCCGAATCTATTCAGTATAAAAGTCCATCTGCTGGTCTTTGGGAGGGGCAGACCGATGAAGAGGAATTGGGTATGACCTATGCGCAAATCGATGGGTTTATTTTAAAAGGTACATCGGGCCATCCGGTTATAGACGAAATTATTCGTAAACGTATACAACAATCTGCCCACAAGTTTGCAGCGGTGCCTACATTCAAAGGTTAA
- a CDS encoding nicotinate phosphoribosyltransferase: protein MSKNPILWTDGYKLCHKDQYPTHTEWVYETWTPRMSRIEGISHVVFFGLQGALAEITNSFDANFFAQPEEEVVAAYEEAIATVFENTNAKFAATHDSKHIRDLHRLGYLPIKVNALQEGSLVPVGVPMFTIENTHPDFFWLPGYLETQLSAFIWSPMTAATIADRYKRLLTGFAERTGDVNKVFTQAGDFSMRGMGSPETAYRTAGGHLLSFGVSATLSVREYLKSYYHAKSDVMMYTPSTEHSVMCSYGEDEVEAFRHLITTVYPSGNISIVSDTYDLWNVVDNVLPQLKDLIMAREGKVVIRPDSGDPVKIICGDAASDRSTVQKGIVERLFELFGGTTNSKGFKELDPHIGVVYGDSITVDRADKICQGLLDKGFASTNTILGIGSYTYQYVTRDTFGFALKGTAEIVNGEFKAIQKRPATDTGNFKKSQKGMVAVVFENDDFRLIDDLTPQTVADLGERNLLETCYLNGEFIRTTRFEEIRNRLRTETIRVYGK from the coding sequence ATGAGCAAGAATCCAATACTTTGGACAGATGGTTATAAATTGTGTCATAAGGATCAATATCCAACACATACGGAATGGGTTTATGAGACTTGGACGCCACGCATGTCTCGCATAGAAGGTATTAGTCATGTTGTATTTTTTGGATTACAGGGAGCCTTGGCCGAAATCACCAATTCATTTGATGCAAACTTTTTTGCTCAACCGGAAGAAGAGGTCGTGGCGGCTTACGAAGAGGCAATTGCAACTGTTTTTGAAAATACAAACGCGAAGTTTGCGGCGACGCATGATTCGAAACATATTCGCGACTTACATCGGCTGGGGTATCTTCCAATCAAGGTAAATGCGTTGCAGGAAGGAAGCTTGGTTCCTGTCGGCGTACCAATGTTTACGATTGAAAATACACATCCCGATTTTTTCTGGCTTCCGGGTTACCTGGAAACACAATTATCGGCTTTTATCTGGTCACCGATGACTGCAGCGACAATCGCAGATCGCTATAAAAGGTTATTGACGGGGTTTGCCGAGAGAACGGGCGACGTCAATAAAGTCTTTACGCAGGCCGGAGATTTTTCCATGCGTGGTATGGGTTCTCCTGAAACGGCTTATCGTACGGCTGGGGGACATCTGTTGAGCTTCGGTGTCTCTGCTACATTGTCTGTTCGGGAGTATCTGAAATCCTACTATCATGCAAAAAGTGATGTAATGATGTACACCCCATCGACGGAGCACAGTGTAATGTGTTCGTACGGAGAGGACGAGGTAGAAGCATTTCGACATTTAATCACAACGGTGTATCCAAGTGGAAATATCTCCATCGTATCGGATACCTACGACCTCTGGAATGTAGTTGACAATGTATTGCCGCAATTGAAAGATCTTATTATGGCTAGGGAGGGGAAGGTTGTTATTCGTCCCGATAGTGGCGATCCTGTGAAGATTATCTGTGGCGATGCTGCATCTGATCGTAGTACTGTGCAGAAAGGTATCGTCGAACGTTTGTTTGAACTTTTTGGTGGTACGACCAACAGCAAAGGCTTTAAGGAGCTGGATCCCCATATTGGCGTAGTGTACGGTGATTCCATTACAGTCGATCGAGCGGATAAGATCTGTCAAGGTTTGCTGGATAAGGGTTTTGCCTCGACGAATACCATATTGGGCATAGGTTCGTATACCTATCAGTATGTGACACGGGATACCTTTGGCTTTGCGTTAAAAGGGACGGCTGAGATTGTCAATGGTGAGTTTAAAGCGATACAGAAACGTCCCGCTACAGATACTGGCAACTTTAAAAAGTCGCAAAAGGGGATGGTCGCTGTGGTCTTTGAAAATGACGATTTTCGTTTGATAGACGATCTTACACCGCAAACGGTCGCCGATCTGGGTGAACGAAATCTGCTGGAAACATGTTATCTGAATGGCGAATTTATACGCACAACGCGTTTTGAAGAAATAAGGAATAGATTAAGAACTGAAACAATTCGAGTATATGGAAAATAG
- a CDS encoding ribose-phosphate pyrophosphokinase: MIVLNKQQVVTEQFPNGETKVKDFDQLILKDNLVEFTYQEDGDLIRLLFVKKRLDETEAETCRLLIHYMPYSRMDRKIEGDLFTLNYVAEFINSLQFDQVFVVEPHSHVTLELLVNSVGIYPALDWLPQLMEKLDFSDNDRIVFPDKGAAARYINSGYENSCVFEKKRNPQTGRIEGMELKAGDIPLGAKCIIVDDLCSAGGTFLWAGKILKEMGASAVYLLVTHCEARIFKGTLLDDDSPITSVFTTNSMMDTEHPKINYINLTTESYV; the protein is encoded by the coding sequence ATGATCGTATTAAATAAGCAACAGGTAGTCACAGAACAATTTCCAAACGGGGAAACAAAAGTGAAAGATTTTGATCAGTTGATCTTAAAAGACAACCTTGTCGAATTTACATATCAAGAAGATGGAGACTTAATCCGCTTGCTTTTTGTCAAGAAGCGGTTGGATGAAACCGAAGCTGAAACTTGTCGGTTATTGATCCATTATATGCCCTATAGCCGTATGGATCGCAAAATAGAAGGTGATTTATTCACATTGAACTATGTGGCGGAGTTTATCAACAGTTTGCAATTTGATCAGGTGTTTGTGGTCGAACCGCATTCCCACGTTACCCTGGAACTTTTAGTGAACAGTGTTGGGATTTATCCAGCATTGGACTGGTTGCCACAGTTGATGGAAAAGCTTGATTTTTCGGACAATGATCGGATTGTTTTCCCGGATAAAGGAGCGGCGGCACGTTACATCAACAGCGGCTATGAAAATAGCTGTGTTTTTGAGAAAAAGCGAAATCCACAAACAGGCCGGATCGAAGGGATGGAACTTAAGGCTGGAGATATTCCGCTTGGCGCAAAATGTATTATTGTCGATGACCTCTGTTCTGCAGGTGGCACATTTCTTTGGGCCGGGAAAATATTGAAAGAAATGGGAGCCAGTGCAGTTTATCTTTTGGTCACACATTGTGAAGCCCGAATTTTTAAAGGGACCCTGTTGGATGATGATTCACCAATAACCAGTGTCTTTACCACCAATTCCATGATGGATACCGAGCACCCAAAAATAAATTATATTAACTTAACGACTGAAAGTTATGTTTAA